The DNA sequence AAAACTTTTATGCTCTCAATATTTCCATAGCTTTTATAAAAATCTGAACTTTTCATCCTCTGCGTGCTGCTAACATTCGTAACAAATCCAAAACTCCAAGCAACAGAGAACATTCAGGAAGCACGGAGAACAAATAAACAGCAGAAACAAAATGACGAATATGCCGTAAAATCGAAGAgacaagaaggaaaaaagagcAACCTTGAGCGCCGTCTTCCTTATCATCGTCGTCCTCGTCATCGTCCTCGTCCTCGTCATTGTCGTCCTTCACGTCCTCGACCACCACTTcgtcttcctccttgttctacCAATAATACCAGTCCACCATTcaaagtttagtaaataaacaaaaacggaaaatgaaaacaaattatTTAATCCCCACAAAAAAGAGCAAAAGGGAAGAGCTTTACCGGATTAGAGCTCTTGAGAAGCTGCTCGACGGAGGAGACCTCGTCGGCTGCGGCGGCTTCCTGCTGAACCAGTGGAGCCGGTGACATCTTTTGTGTTCCTCGGCGGAACTCTGGAAATTCTGAAACGGATAAAGGGGAACAAGTCTTAGCCGTTCGGCAGGGGCAGGAGCAGCAGCGCGTATATAGAGACAGCGTGATGGAGATGGATGATGATTCGCGAGGGCAAAGGGTTTCTTGTTACATGTGGGCCCGCCATATGGGCTTTTCGTTTATTTTGTTCGCTTGTAACGTTGCCCACATTCATATCTTGGCACACGGTCAATAACTAAATCACGTGTGTTGtattaagaaaattcaaactcGGGTGCAAGAAATTTAGCATACTTACAGCAGGAACCAGCCTAAGTTACATATTTATATGTTGCAATCACATTAAGACAGAGATAATTCTAAAGGCACTAATTTATTATGCCAAATTTTGGTTACCAATTGATGTGTCCAGTTAAGCAAAGTCCTGCTGGAACTTAACCACAGGCTAACCTGCGATCACCCAattttttgagtatttttttttcaagcaatGGGACATGATTGGTCGTTGTGCGTCGCCACCTCCCACCTATGACTACACATCCGGTTAAGGTCTCACAGGACTTTCCGCAATCAATCAGAGCATACAGATATCCCTTCAACGCAACGTAGGTCATTGAAAGGACCTTGAGATACTCGCGGCTTGATGAACCATCACGTTCATGAAGATTTTAATTTTCCGAATAAGCAACAAAAGACATATGCAACTTGATAGATGCTTTTCCATGTCATGAGGCATATGCAATTCCGGTTACCAGCACTAAAAACCCACTCATACCTGCAAACTAAAACAAGAAAGCAACTCGAATTGAACTAATCAAATTTGATTCCATCTCTACCAACATCATAAGTTCATCAGTAACTACAATTTTTCGAGTCAGAACAAACGCCATTTCAAGTACCTTCCCTATGAACAAAATTACTTGAACTTGACCGCTTACGAGCAAAACAACAGTTCACTTTCCTGGTATTTCTCGCATCCCGTAACTGCAAATCGGCCTAATAGCGGAACAACAGTTCAGTTTTTTGGTATTTCTCATATCCCATTAACTGCAATTCGGCTAAACAACGAGAGTTTTGTTCACTTCTTCACCGCGGCTTGCTGCTTCCTCAACATCCTTTTAGACTTCCAATCACCAATGTGCCCGGCGGCATGGCAATGTGATAGTGTCCATAACCCACATGGAGCGGCAGAATCACAAACGTAGCAGTAGCACTGCATAAAGTCAGTGAATTCACTTTTCAGATGCCAAGTTAAACAATAGAACTAGGGAATCAGGGATACAGTCACAAGACGCAAAGATTTGAAGTTGTAAAACTCCATTACCAGATCACAGTAGCTCTCATGGGGTGTCGTCCCGAAAGGAAATTTCAGGCAGAGGTGCCTTGAATGTGGATAGTCTCTACAAGCAACCTACACAGCATCAATTCAAACCAACATAAGGCATCAGATATTCACAAAATTAGCTCATAAATTCACAAAAATTGGAATATGAACAAATAAGCACAAAAGTTGGAAACTTCttataaatttcaaatcttttgaGGTTAAACATCTGAAGGTTCATAGGAAAAATGCCACAATGGGGTTATAATTTAAAATCCATTTCTTCATCTGCAttttcccagcaaccaaacacaagaacaaagaaataaaatggaGTTATGATTTCAAATTCAGTTCTTCACCTGCATTTTCCCAGAaaccaaacaaaagaaagaaaattgacACAAAGAAACAAATGGGTCATGGGTAAAAATCAAAACCTGTCCTTTCTCAGCAACAACAGCGATATCGGGAGAACCATCgtgaccaccaccaccattatccGACACGGACAACTTGAACAACTGCACCGGCTCCGAGGGATCGAAATCCAAGATGAAGCAGTCCTCGACGTCCTCGAAGTGTTTAACATCAACCTTGTTTTTGACACAGAGAATTTGCCTGATTGGACTCCCGTCGTCGTCCTCCGCGGAAGAAGACGGCGGAGCCTTCTGGGGAGATTTCTGGGTTGTcgctctcttcttcttcttcacgcACGACGGCGTCGACGAAGGCTGATTAATCACTCTGACGTCGATTCCGGTTTCACCCATTTTCTCTCTGGCTCGCTTTCGGTTACCcaggattttgaatttttttgaatctctTTTCGTCTGAGATTCGGAATCCGAATTTCGGATGAACAGTCGCGTTTTTGGCTCTTGCTGCGTTTTAAACGAGAACGTTAAATGGGAAGGAGGACCGCCATGTTTTAAACGATAACTTGGGCCGGGCCAAAATTGTGAATTATTTTGTACAAACTGGTCGAGGCCCAAGTTCCAAATTATTTGGGCCTGATACGGGTTGTATGGATTCCATATGCTGGAATAAAGTCATATGCTTGCCATTAGTAAGCggatttgtttgtttatttcatCGTTACTTATTCGGACTAGTAGAAGTTGTGATTGAGAATGATACCTGATTGTTCTGGTATGAAATTTTATTCTTGATTTTTTATGTAAGTAAAACATAATCCAAATCATGAAAGAGAACGATACTATAACCTTACATATCCATTTCCCATAAACATGTTAAGGGCATGGACATCTTtgtacttttgttttgttaggAGCTTTAGCCGTTTGATGCAGTCTGACTTGGTTCATATTTTGGTTTCGATTTTCGATTTCAAGCGTTGACCCTTAGTTATATATCTTATACCAATGATAATGTATTTGGTGGAACAttacaattaatatatattacCCTTGtatctcaacatatcctcctTTATACCATTTGATTGTTGACCAAATATTATAATCAAACACATTTGAGCtactaattattatttttttaaattcttaatgCTTTTGCAGGGTTGGGAATCCGAATCATTTTTGTGAGGATTATAGGAATTTGTGAATCAtgttcgttcatcatacatcgtgagatcataaattgttttaagtttttttatttaaaattgaacacaaacaatatttgataaaaattaaccgTACCATGTACAATAGACATACACAATTTATGAATTTTCGAAATTCTCATAAAGATGATCATGTTGGCAGGGTTGGTGAGGATGTTTTGTTAAAGAGTTGACACCTTAGGAGTTTGGACCTCTTccggttttgaattttttcgaacttttttttatttacatctCAGGCTCTGGGTCTCTGGAAAAGATAAGTTTCTTCAAGAAAAAGATGGGGTCCAATTAAGACGTGGAAGTAGCACTTTGATTTTATCACCCATGAgagctattaactgaagccgcttgatcaatgcttctgctaaaccattttgagtatggagatgaggaacagggtgttcaacatcaatgcccaatgtcatgcaataatcatcaaatgtttgagacgtaaattcaccaacattatcaagtcggattgacttaatgggataatctgggaactgtgctcgtaacttaattatttgagcaagaagtctcgcaaaggctacattccgagtagacaagagacaaacatgtgaccatcggatagatgcatcaaccaaaaccataaaatatcgaaatggtctacatgatggttgaataggcccacaaatatccccttgaattctttgtagAAATGATAGGGATTCAGCATCAAcatttagttgtgatggtctaattaccaacttcccttgagaacaagctttgcaagggttatcatttgagacAGCAACGTGTTTGTTCattaatggatgtccattagagttggtaatgatcctacgcatcatggtagatcctaGATGACCCAGACGGttatgccaaagcatgtaaacttttgaatcaatgaacttc is a window from the Pyrus communis chromosome 16, drPyrComm1.1, whole genome shotgun sequence genome containing:
- the LOC137719477 gene encoding RPM1 interacting protein 13-like, with product MGETGIDVRVINQPSSTPSCVKKKKRATTQKSPQKAPPSSSAEDDDGSPIRQILCVKNKVDVKHFEDVEDCFILDFDPSEPVQLFKLSVSDNGGGGHDGSPDIAVVAEKGQVACRDYPHSRHLCLKFPFGTTPHESYCDLCYCYVCDSAAPCGLWTLSHCHAAGHIGDWKSKRMLRKQQAAVKK